In Dolichospermum flos-aquae CCAP 1403/13F, the following proteins share a genomic window:
- a CDS encoding ABC transporter permease — MKLQEPDVPLNGWAEPRYNRPKGIFSGIKELFTKTLVITELEVRKLRHDPSDLIIRAVQPALWLLIFGQVFTRTRAIPTGNLPYLDFMTPGILAQSALFVAIFAGGMTLIWERDVGILQKFLVAPIPRAAIVLGKAFAAGIRCFSQVVFIYLLAFLLGVHLNLNPLAFLQVVLVIFLGAACFCTFSLIIGCLVKSRERFTGIGQLITMPLFFASNAIYPISLMPTWLKLISHLNPLTYEVDALRGAMLAQGSSIYGFGLDCTILLLTLIGLTYICGRLYPRVAM, encoded by the coding sequence TCAACGGTTGGGCTGAACCCAGATATAATCGCCCCAAAGGGATTTTTTCTGGCATCAAAGAACTATTTACTAAAACCCTGGTAATTACTGAATTAGAGGTGCGGAAACTCCGCCATGATCCTAGTGATTTAATTATCAGGGCTGTACAACCGGCTTTATGGTTGCTGATATTCGGGCAAGTATTTACCCGGACTCGCGCTATCCCTACAGGTAATTTACCTTACTTGGATTTTATGACTCCCGGTATTTTGGCTCAAAGTGCGCTGTTTGTTGCTATTTTTGCTGGGGGAATGACGTTAATTTGGGAACGTGATGTAGGGATTTTGCAGAAATTCTTAGTAGCACCCATACCCCGTGCAGCGATTGTCTTGGGTAAAGCATTTGCGGCTGGGATTCGTTGTTTTTCCCAAGTTGTATTTATTTACCTTTTAGCGTTTTTGTTGGGTGTACACCTCAATCTCAATCCTTTGGCTTTCCTGCAAGTTGTGCTAGTCATATTTTTGGGAGCAGCTTGTTTTTGTACATTTTCACTCATCATTGGTTGTTTGGTGAAATCGCGGGAAAGGTTTACGGGAATTGGGCAATTAATCACCATGCCGTTGTTTTTTGCCAGTAATGCCATCTATCCTATTTCATTGATGCCAACTTGGTTAAAGCTCATTTCCCACTTGAATCCTTTAACTTATGAAGTGGATGCTTTACGGGGTGCAATGCTGGCACAGGGTTCAAGTATTTATGGGTTCGGGTTAGATTGTACAATTCTCTTGCTAACATTAATAGGTTTAACCTACATCTGTGGACGACTTTATCCACGGGTGGCAATGTAA
- a CDS encoding MarR family winged helix-turn-helix transcriptional regulator produces the protein MSLDKPSEECAARVMETVPLLMRFIRSEMRSHSSDSLSIPQLRSLAFLNRNPGASLSEVADHLGVTCATASTTIEKLVQRNLVQRTDNPQERRRVVLNLTREGKLLLEQSQEKTRGEIAEILGSLTPEQVSHIESGLTLLKNVFEQTETNSP, from the coding sequence ATGAGTTTGGATAAACCCTCTGAAGAATGTGCCGCTAGGGTGATGGAAACTGTCCCCTTATTGATGCGGTTTATCCGATCTGAAATGCGATCGCACAGTTCTGACTCTTTATCTATACCACAATTGCGATCGCTTGCTTTTCTGAATCGCAATCCTGGTGCTTCCTTGTCTGAGGTAGCAGATCATCTCGGAGTCACCTGTGCTACAGCATCCACAACTATAGAAAAATTAGTCCAACGTAATCTGGTGCAACGGACAGATAATCCTCAAGAACGACGACGAGTAGTCCTGAATTTGACGAGAGAGGGAAAACTGCTTTTAGAGCAATCCCAGGAAAAAACTCGCGGGGAAATTGCGGAGATTCTAGGGAGTTTGACACCAGAGCAAGTATCACATATTGAATCAGGCTTGACTCTACTAAAAAATGTCTTCGAGCAAACAGAAACCAACTCACCATAA
- a CDS encoding MFS transporter produces the protein MSSSKQKPTHHNSKAAQHDPLAAMRFRDYRLFTIGRVVLFTGGQMQTVALGWELYERTNSAMALGGIGLAQVLPMIALTLITGHVADKSDRKKITLLAMLLLMFCSLTLAAISYYQGAVFLIYACLLLTGVARAFLKPAGDALMWQLIPMSAFTNAATWNSSSFQLASVIGPALGGLSIAVFKSATGVYILSAIAALSCFFLTAAIKPQKTNFKKEPISLKTLAAGAEFVWNNQLILAAITLDLFAVLLGGAVALLPVFAKDILHVGPVELGYLQAAPSIGALIMAALLVYLPPIRKAGPALLWSVVGFGIVTIIFGLSRWVWLSLLMLVLSGALDSISVVIRHTLVQIRTPDHLRGRVAAINSVFISASNELGGFESGLTAALFGPVFSVVGGGIGTILVVVATAMIWPEIRKLGALHEDL, from the coding sequence ATGTCTTCGAGCAAACAGAAACCAACTCACCATAACAGTAAGGCTGCACAACACGATCCTTTGGCAGCCATGAGATTTCGAGATTATCGGCTCTTTACCATTGGGCGTGTAGTCCTCTTCACAGGGGGACAAATGCAGACCGTCGCGCTGGGCTGGGAGCTATATGAGCGAACAAATTCAGCGATGGCCTTAGGGGGAATCGGGTTGGCGCAGGTTCTCCCCATGATTGCCCTAACTTTGATTACGGGACACGTTGCTGATAAAAGCGATCGCAAAAAGATTACTTTATTGGCAATGCTGCTATTAATGTTTTGTTCTCTAACTTTAGCGGCTATTTCCTATTATCAAGGTGCAGTTTTTCTAATTTATGCTTGCTTATTATTAACAGGTGTAGCCAGGGCATTTCTCAAACCTGCGGGTGATGCGCTGATGTGGCAGTTAATACCGATGAGTGCTTTTACCAATGCAGCGACTTGGAATAGTAGTAGTTTTCAATTAGCGTCGGTAATTGGGCCAGCTTTGGGAGGATTGAGTATTGCTGTTTTTAAGAGTGCGACGGGAGTATATATATTATCGGCGATCGCTGCACTATCGTGTTTTTTCCTCACCGCAGCCATTAAACCCCAAAAAACTAACTTTAAGAAAGAACCAATATCCCTAAAAACCCTAGCTGCTGGGGCTGAATTTGTGTGGAATAATCAACTAATTCTCGCAGCTATCACCCTAGATTTATTTGCTGTTTTGCTGGGTGGTGCAGTCGCATTATTACCCGTTTTTGCTAAAGATATTCTGCACGTTGGTCCGGTGGAATTAGGTTATTTACAAGCCGCCCCATCAATAGGTGCATTAATTATGGCAGCATTGTTGGTATATTTGCCACCTATCCGCAAAGCTGGGCCGGCCTTACTTTGGTCGGTTGTCGGGTTTGGGATTGTAACAATTATTTTTGGTTTATCCCGTTGGGTGTGGCTGTCGTTGTTGATGTTGGTATTAAGTGGGGCGTTAGACAGCATTAGCGTGGTGATTCGTCATACTTTGGTGCAAATTCGCACTCCTGACCATTTACGGGGTCGAGTTGCGGCTATCAATAGTGTGTTTATCAGTGCTTCTAATGAGTTGGGAGGTTTTGAGTCTGGTTTGACTGCGGCTTTATTTGGTCCGGTGTTTTCTGTGGTTGGTGGGGGTATTGGGACGATTTTGGTGGTGGTAGCTACGGCGATGATTTGGCCGGAGATTAGGAAGTTGGGGGCGTTGCATGAGGATTTATAA
- a CDS encoding XisH family protein: protein MSAKDVFHEVVKKALQKDGWQITHDPLSISVGGVNLSIDLAAEKLIAAEREGEKIAVEIKSFLERSSAISEFHTALGQFINYRGALKRRQPERVLYLAVPLTTYKTFFNLDFPRDMIEENQVKMIIYDVEHEVIAEWIN, encoded by the coding sequence ATGTCGGCTAAAGATGTCTTTCATGAAGTTGTCAAAAAAGCTCTACAGAAGGACGGTTGGCAGATTACTCATGATCCCCTATCAATTAGTGTAGGCGGGGTAAATCTATCTATTGATTTAGCCGCTGAAAAGCTGATTGCGGCGGAAAGAGAAGGAGAAAAAATTGCTGTTGAGATCAAAAGTTTTTTGGAGAGGTCGTCTGCAATTTCGGAATTTCATACAGCGTTAGGACAGTTTATTAATTATAGAGGTGCATTAAAGAGACGACAGCCAGAGCGGGTTTTGTATTTAGCAGTACCTTTAACAACCTATAAGACTTTTTTTAATCTTGATTTTCCTAGAGATATGATTGAAGAGAATCAAGTCAAAATGATTATTTATGATGTAGAGCATGAGGTGATTGCAGAATGGATAAACTAA
- a CDS encoding XisI protein has product MDKLTKYRQLVQQILQEYSEQKPANGNIEVETIFDTQRDHYQIVHVGWEGQEWIHSCIIHIDIKGEKIWLQWNGTEDDIAENLVAVGVPKEDIVLGFQSPFMRKFTEYAVG; this is encoded by the coding sequence ATGGATAAACTAACTAAATATCGCCAGCTTGTACAGCAGATTTTACAAGAATATAGCGAACAAAAACCTGCTAATGGAAATATAGAAGTTGAGACAATTTTTGATACACAACGTGACCACTATCAAATAGTTCATGTAGGTTGGGAAGGTCAAGAATGGATACATAGTTGTATTATTCATATTGATATTAAGGGTGAAAAAATTTGGTTGCAATGGAATGGTACTGAAGATGATATTGCAGAGAATTTAGTTGCTGTGGGAGTTCCAAAGGAGGATATTGTATTGGGTTTTCAGTCTCCTTTTATGAGGAAGTTTACAGAATATGCTGTGGGTTAG
- a CDS encoding DUF6602 domain-containing protein, translated as MAHPLYQKRIENDIKLLVSTSFEVESIKHRGLRGAFRESILGQVIRKYLPFGWDLGSGEIVDSVGNSSSEVDLLIYNKSAIPPALFSESEGCYPIESCYYVFEIKTTSTAQEIQTTLEKFRSLRNLQSLNSKIKPITVYFAYNTDLTSQSEFERYKKYDKNFDNNPLIDVICIIGKGYWFNIKTPDSIGWHFFEAENNNFEVGLFLSGVVNTINPQQKFGYYVINNGYNRKIIYYKDFVRNFVITFENSEEFTAGHREYSNGNHEMAIDCFSKVILDQKKLASFLVKFGMETLDATGNVKYLSKAIELDNDLKHDYRLFERLGISYYNLAKANSEKFSKNIEESIINFQLALGLNPGNPNLSNYLANAKQLNQHEN; from the coding sequence ATGGCTCATCCTTTATATCAGAAAAGAATTGAAAATGACATTAAGCTGTTAGTTTCTACTTCATTTGAAGTAGAATCTATAAAACATAGGGGACTTAGAGGAGCATTTCGAGAAAGTATTTTAGGTCAAGTCATTAGAAAATATTTGCCATTTGGTTGGGATTTGGGTAGTGGTGAAATCGTTGATTCTGTAGGAAATTCATCATCGGAAGTAGATTTATTAATTTATAATAAATCAGCAATTCCTCCGGCGCTATTTTCTGAATCAGAAGGTTGCTACCCTATTGAGAGTTGTTATTATGTATTTGAAATAAAAACTACATCTACTGCTCAAGAAATTCAAACAACATTGGAAAAATTTAGAAGTCTAAGAAATCTGCAATCATTAAATTCAAAAATAAAACCTATTACAGTATATTTTGCTTATAATACAGATTTAACATCACAATCAGAATTTGAAAGATATAAAAAATATGATAAAAACTTTGATAATAATCCATTAATTGACGTTATATGCATTATTGGTAAAGGATATTGGTTTAATATTAAAACACCTGATTCAATTGGGTGGCATTTTTTTGAAGCAGAAAACAACAATTTTGAAGTAGGGTTATTTCTATCTGGAGTAGTTAATACAATTAATCCTCAACAAAAATTTGGCTATTATGTTATAAATAACGGATATAATCGGAAAATTATTTATTACAAAGATTTTGTTAGAAATTTTGTGATTACTTTTGAAAACTCAGAAGAGTTTACTGCTGGACATAGAGAGTATTCTAATGGTAATCATGAAATGGCAATTGATTGTTTTTCAAAGGTTATTTTGGATCAAAAAAAATTGGCTTCATTTTTAGTTAAATTTGGAATGGAAACGTTAGATGCAACTGGGAATGTGAAATATTTAAGCAAAGCTATCGAATTAGATAATGACTTAAAACACGATTACAGGTTGTTTGAAAGATTAGGTATTTCTTATTATAATCTTGCAAAAGCCAATTCAGAAAAATTTAGTAAGAATATTGAAGAATCAATCATAAATTTTCAACTGGCACTTGGGTTAAATCCAGGCAACCCAAATTTATCCAACTATTTAGCTAATGCAAAACAGCTTAATCAACATGAAAATTAA
- a CDS encoding thioredoxin family protein: MALTPSTMLPLGTLAPKFNLPDVVTGKTISLANFADKKVLVVIFVSRHCPFVQHIKFELAKLGQDYKNRNVGILAISSNDINTHPNDAPELLKDFAEELDLSYPLLYDESQKAAKDFFAACTPDFFVFNANRKLAYRGQLDDSRPKNDLPVTGQDLRKAINYVLADEDITWQQKPSIGCNIKWKAGNEPVYYKVPVAVG; encoded by the coding sequence ATGGCCTTAACACCTTCGACAATGTTACCTTTGGGAACTTTAGCACCTAAATTTAATCTCCCAGATGTAGTAACAGGTAAAACAATTTCATTGGCAAATTTTGCTGATAAAAAAGTATTAGTAGTTATCTTTGTTAGTCGTCATTGTCCTTTTGTGCAACATATCAAATTTGAATTAGCAAAGTTAGGACAAGATTACAAAAATAGAAATGTAGGTATTTTAGCAATTAGTTCTAATGATATTAATACTCATCCTAATGATGCACCAGAACTACTTAAAGATTTTGCTGAGGAATTAGATTTATCCTATCCTTTGCTTTATGATGAAAGTCAAAAAGCGGCTAAAGATTTTTTTGCAGCTTGTACTCCCGACTTTTTTGTATTTAATGCTAATAGAAAGCTGGCTTATCGAGGACAATTAGATGATAGTCGTCCAAAAAATGATTTACCTGTGACTGGACAAGATTTGCGAAAAGCGATTAATTATGTTTTAGCTGATGAGGACATTACTTGGCAGCAAAAGCCGAGTATTGGGTGCAATATCAAATGGAAAGCAGGGAATGAGCCGGTTTATTATAAAGTTCCGGTAGCAGTTGGGTAG
- a CDS encoding MFS transporter codes for MKLIQKLGFPWQFDLPAFKSRNYRLYFTGQGLSMTGNFMTQVATLWLIYRLTDSALLLGIAGFLGQLPVFLLAPISGILADRYNRYRLLLLFQWIGISISLILTLITFLDWANFWTLLILSMFSGLLKGLDVPVRHAFVTDMVSRELMSNAIALNAGFLHGARLLGPALGGIIIAKFGAKYCFLYDSLSYIAAIIAILAMRITPQTIEPQTSNPLQKLKEGFEYAYQYLPIRSILLLLATASLVTTGYITLLPIFAVEILKGGADTLGFLSASGATGSILACIYLSFRHHVTGLDKLIAFGPFMMGIGLILFSQSHVFWISQLILVLVGWSSTLQIAASNTVLQLIVENSKRGRVMGFYAMCFMGMAPFGNLLAN; via the coding sequence ATGAAATTAATACAAAAACTTGGGTTTCCTTGGCAGTTTGATCTTCCCGCTTTTAAATCCCGCAATTATCGTCTTTATTTTACCGGACAAGGACTATCAATGACTGGCAACTTTATGACTCAAGTTGCTACACTTTGGTTAATTTATCGTTTAACTGATTCGGCTTTATTGTTAGGAATTGCCGGATTTTTAGGACAGTTACCAGTTTTTTTATTAGCTCCAATTTCCGGTATTCTGGCAGATCGTTATAACCGTTATCGGCTGTTACTATTATTTCAATGGATAGGAATTTCTATTTCCCTAATTCTGACACTGATCACATTTTTAGATTGGGCAAATTTTTGGACATTGCTAATTTTGAGTATGTTTTCAGGGTTGCTCAAAGGCTTAGATGTACCTGTCCGTCATGCTTTTGTGACTGATATGGTAAGTCGGGAATTGATGAGTAATGCGATCGCTCTCAATGCTGGTTTCCTGCATGGTGCGCGTCTCCTTGGACCCGCTTTAGGGGGAATTATCATTGCCAAATTCGGAGCTAAATATTGCTTTTTGTACGATAGTTTGAGCTACATTGCGGCAATTATCGCCATATTAGCAATGCGAATCACACCCCAAACTATCGAACCACAAACCAGTAATCCTTTACAAAAACTAAAAGAAGGTTTTGAATATGCTTATCAATACTTACCAATTCGTTCCATTCTCTTACTTCTAGCTACAGCCAGCTTAGTCACAACTGGTTATATTACACTTTTACCCATCTTCGCAGTTGAAATATTAAAAGGAGGAGCGGACACTTTAGGTTTTTTATCAGCTTCCGGTGCAACTGGCTCAATTTTAGCCTGTATTTACCTTAGTTTTCGTCATCATGTCACAGGTTTAGATAAACTCATTGCTTTTGGTCCATTCATGATGGGAATTGGTCTGATATTATTTTCTCAATCTCATGTTTTCTGGATTTCTCAGTTAATTTTAGTCTTAGTTGGTTGGAGTTCCACTTTACAAATAGCTGCTAGTAACACAGTATTGCAATTAATTGTAGAAAATAGTAAACGAGGTAGAGTTATGGGTTTTTATGCGATGTGCTTTATGGGAATGGCTCCTTTTGGTAATTTATTAGCAAATTAA
- a CDS encoding LLM class flavin-dependent oxidoreductase, with protein MTQKKQLRLGAFLSVTGHHVAAWRYPNAQADGLNFQHYKQLAKTAERGKFDMIFLADGVAVRYRGQNPEVLSRNGKLVHFEPLTLLSALSVVTENIGLTATVSSTYNEPFHLARKFASLDHLSGGRAGWNLVTSATEAEALNFNREKHMEHTLRYERAKEFVDVVTKLWDSWEDDAFLHDKESGIYFDPDKLHIPHHKGEHFSVRGPLNVARPIQGYPVIIQAGASEDGRNLAAQTAEVIFTAQQTLQEAQEFYTDVKGRLAQYGRSPDHLKIMPGIFPVIGKTEQEAKDKFDQIQELIDPVVGLNLLGGMIGGFDLSGYPLDGPLPELPETNGGKSRQKLLTDLAHRENLTIRQLYLSIAGARGHRQILGTPAQIADQLEDWFVNDAADGFNIMPPWLPGGLDEFVDLVIPDLQRRGLFRTEYEANTLRENLGLPRPVNQFSQAVNAPELASVGT; from the coding sequence ATGACTCAGAAAAAACAACTAAGATTAGGTGCATTTCTGTCAGTTACCGGACATCACGTAGCGGCTTGGCGATACCCCAATGCTCAAGCTGATGGTTTGAATTTTCAACATTACAAACAATTGGCAAAGACAGCAGAACGAGGCAAATTTGACATGATTTTCCTCGCTGATGGTGTGGCTGTTAGATATAGGGGTCAAAATCCTGAAGTTTTGAGCCGAAATGGTAAACTTGTGCATTTTGAACCCCTCACTCTACTGTCAGCTTTGTCTGTAGTGACGGAAAACATTGGGTTAACAGCGACAGTTTCCAGCACCTATAACGAACCCTTTCATCTAGCTCGTAAATTTGCTTCCCTAGACCATCTTAGTGGTGGCCGTGCAGGTTGGAATCTTGTGACTTCTGCCACAGAAGCCGAAGCCCTCAACTTCAACCGGGAAAAGCACATGGAGCATACACTGCGCTATGAGCGGGCTAAAGAATTTGTAGATGTTGTCACCAAACTTTGGGATAGTTGGGAGGATGACGCTTTTTTACATGATAAAGAGTCTGGTATTTACTTCGACCCTGATAAATTGCATATTCCTCATCACAAAGGAGAACATTTTTCAGTGAGGGGGCCATTGAATGTCGCTCGACCAATCCAAGGTTATCCGGTAATTATTCAAGCTGGGGCTTCTGAAGATGGTAGAAATCTGGCTGCACAAACGGCAGAAGTGATTTTTACAGCCCAGCAGACTCTGCAAGAGGCACAGGAATTTTATACTGATGTCAAAGGTAGATTAGCTCAATATGGGCGATCGCCTGATCATCTCAAAATTATGCCAGGTATATTCCCTGTTATCGGTAAAACTGAACAGGAAGCCAAGGATAAATTTGATCAAATTCAAGAATTAATTGATCCTGTTGTTGGTTTAAATTTACTTGGGGGAATGATTGGTGGGTTTGACCTTTCTGGCTACCCGTTAGATGGTCCATTACCCGAACTACCAGAAACCAACGGTGGGAAAAGTCGTCAAAAACTGCTTACTGACCTTGCCCATAGAGAGAATTTAACCATCAGACAACTATATTTATCTATTGCAGGGGCGCGGGGACATCGGCAAATATTGGGTACTCCAGCGCAAATTGCTGACCAGTTAGAAGATTGGTTTGTAAATGATGCTGCTGATGGTTTTAATATTATGCCGCCTTGGTTGCCAGGAGGGTTAGATGAGTTTGTAGATTTGGTAATTCCTGATCTGCAACGTCGCGGACTTTTCCGCACTGAATACGAAGCCAATACCTTGCGCGAAAATCTCGGTTTACCCCGTCCGGTAAATCAATTTAGTCAAGCTGTTAATGCTCCTGAATTGGCAAGTGTGGGTACATAG
- a CDS encoding class I SAM-dependent methyltransferase — protein sequence MVTTTYDPTLFQGAAWYYARYRAKYPQALFDLLTDVFKLDGTGRLLDLGCGAGLVGIPFHKRFAEVVGLDPDAEMLKEAQEQAGEAGATNIRWIHDRAESISDELGKFQLVTMGRSFHWMERELVLSKLDSLVVDGGAIVILQTNENVWESDHPWKTTVIKVVKRWLGERRRTGKGGEGEWKPLDVPHQEVLKQSSFSRIETYEVRSSLSWTIDSYIGYIYSTAFGLPSFFGENREQFEADLRASLLEVEPSGEFTEELPFTAVVAWKKS from the coding sequence ATGGTAACAACAACCTACGATCCCACTTTATTTCAAGGTGCTGCTTGGTACTATGCTCGTTATCGTGCCAAATATCCCCAAGCGTTGTTTGATTTACTAACAGATGTCTTTAAACTAGATGGTACAGGACGGCTACTTGATCTTGGCTGTGGTGCAGGATTAGTGGGGATTCCCTTTCATAAACGCTTTGCGGAAGTTGTGGGACTTGATCCTGATGCAGAAATGCTCAAAGAAGCCCAAGAGCAAGCCGGAGAAGCGGGAGCTACTAATATTCGCTGGATTCATGACAGAGCAGAATCAATTTCCGATGAATTGGGTAAATTTCAATTAGTCACAATGGGACGTTCTTTTCACTGGATGGAACGGGAATTGGTGCTGTCAAAACTAGATTCTTTAGTGGTTGATGGTGGTGCTATTGTTATCCTGCAAACTAACGAAAACGTTTGGGAAAGCGATCATCCCTGGAAAACTACAGTAATAAAAGTAGTTAAACGCTGGTTAGGAGAACGGAGACGCACAGGTAAAGGTGGAGAAGGTGAATGGAAACCTTTAGATGTACCTCATCAAGAAGTCCTCAAACAGTCATCTTTCTCTCGGATAGAAACCTACGAAGTGAGATCTTCTCTATCTTGGACAATTGATTCTTACATTGGCTACATCTATTCCACAGCCTTTGGTTTACCCTCTTTCTTTGGTGAAAACCGCGAGCAATTTGAGGCAGATTTAAGAGCCTCTTTGCTAGAAGTTGAACCCTCTGGAGAGTTTACCGAAGAGTTGCCATTTACAGCCGTAGTGGCTTGGAAAAAGAGTTAA
- a CDS encoding TauD/TfdA dioxygenase family protein, which yields MSNKYIEVKQVAGFIGAEISGVDLSQTLHDDAVKEIREALLKWKVIFFRGQNIDHAAQIAFTGRFGEVTYAHPHEDEPIEGFSQILPIDRSRYERRNGLRRSSYESRWHTDVTAAINPPAASILRAVNVPSFGGDTQWTNLVAAYEGLSAPLRALADTLKAEHRFNARLNIPSDSKLAQRIAANPIVSIHPVVRVHPETGERALYVNPGFTSHILDVSRQESDLLLELFFNQITKPAYTTRFRWNNGDIAFWDNRATSHLAPQDLDHVEVERVLYRTTITGDIPVGVDGFRSQVVEGEVFNSELPTVLKERSEKLVAEPVLS from the coding sequence ATGAGCAACAAATATATTGAAGTCAAACAAGTAGCTGGTTTTATTGGTGCAGAAATCAGCGGTGTAGACCTTTCACAAACCCTACACGATGATGCAGTCAAAGAAATTCGTGAAGCATTATTGAAGTGGAAAGTAATATTCTTCCGAGGTCAGAATATTGATCATGCAGCCCAGATTGCCTTTACCGGTCGCTTCGGAGAAGTCACTTATGCACACCCCCACGAAGATGAGCCAATCGAAGGTTTCTCCCAAATCCTCCCCATTGACCGCAGCCGCTATGAGCGTCGTAATGGCTTGCGTCGTTCTAGCTACGAAAGTCGCTGGCACACCGATGTAACCGCAGCTATTAATCCACCTGCGGCTTCAATTTTGCGAGCGGTTAACGTTCCCAGTTTTGGTGGTGATACCCAGTGGACTAATTTGGTTGCAGCCTACGAAGGTTTATCAGCCCCTCTGCGTGCCTTAGCAGACACATTAAAAGCCGAACATCGGTTTAATGCCCGGTTGAATATACCTAGCGACAGCAAACTTGCCCAACGCATTGCTGCCAATCCCATAGTTTCCATTCACCCAGTAGTGAGAGTGCATCCAGAAACAGGAGAACGCGCATTGTACGTGAACCCCGGCTTTACTTCTCATATTCTTGATGTGTCTCGACAAGAAAGCGACCTATTGCTGGAATTGTTCTTTAATCAAATTACCAAACCTGCTTACACCACCCGCTTCCGTTGGAATAACGGTGACATAGCATTCTGGGACAACCGTGCAACCTCACATTTAGCTCCCCAGGACTTGGATCATGTAGAAGTAGAGCGTGTATTGTATCGCACCACCATCACCGGAGATATTCCCGTTGGGGTAGATGGTTTCCGTTCCCAAGTCGTTGAAGGTGAGGTGTTTAACAGCGAATTACCAACCGTCTTGAAAGAGAGATCCGAAAAATTGGTAGCAGAACCAGTGCTTTCCTAA
- a CDS encoding CmcJ/NvfI family oxidoreductase encodes MSLNTQVLDKPIVEELPYVEANLHYLVPMAEKPVNYTYEPPAGIPRQNGIYQPQSLPIRNARSIVENLSLDREGFALTEHRTKVRNFYDEDELRNVYYLEAEQLLKEVTGATQVVIFDHTLRNAQESKPSENSIKEPVKRVHNDFTAKSGYARARKELEARGVENIEELLQQRFAIINIWRAIADIIQESPLAVCDAQSIAPTDLVAGDLVYRNRIGETYAVTYNPEHKWYYFPQMQRDEALFIKCFDSAEDGIARFAAHTAFADPTSPTDAPPRQSIELRTFVFYPA; translated from the coding sequence ATGAGTTTAAATACTCAAGTTCTAGACAAACCGATTGTTGAGGAACTGCCTTATGTTGAGGCTAATCTTCATTACTTAGTGCCAATGGCAGAAAAACCTGTTAACTATACTTATGAACCACCAGCAGGTATTCCTAGACAGAATGGGATTTATCAGCCGCAAAGTTTACCCATACGCAATGCTCGATCTATTGTAGAAAATCTATCTTTGGATAGAGAAGGTTTTGCTCTGACTGAGCATCGTACGAAAGTCCGCAACTTCTATGATGAAGATGAGTTACGGAATGTTTACTATCTGGAAGCGGAGCAATTATTAAAAGAGGTAACAGGGGCAACTCAGGTGGTAATATTTGACCATACTTTGCGTAATGCTCAAGAGTCAAAACCGAGTGAAAATAGTATTAAAGAGCCTGTGAAGCGTGTACACAATGATTTCACGGCTAAATCTGGCTATGCTCGTGCGCGTAAAGAGTTAGAAGCACGGGGGGTAGAGAATATTGAAGAGTTGTTACAACAACGTTTTGCAATTATCAATATTTGGCGGGCGATTGCAGATATAATTCAAGAGTCACCATTGGCTGTGTGTGATGCTCAAAGTATTGCCCCAACAGACTTAGTAGCTGGTGATTTAGTGTACCGCAATCGCATTGGTGAAACCTACGCAGTTACTTACAATCCAGAACATAAGTGGTACTATTTTCCACAAATGCAAAGGGATGAAGCTTTATTTATCAAATGTTTCGATTCCGCAGAAGATGGAATTGCCCGTTTTGCAGCCCATACAGCATTTGCAGATCCAACTAGCCCAACAGATGCACCACCAAGGCAAAGTATTGAGTTGCGGACATTCGTTTTTTATCCTGCGTAG